A region of Pelagicoccus sp. SDUM812003 DNA encodes the following proteins:
- a CDS encoding outer membrane beta-barrel protein, translating into MNSRLLSLLASLLCLTSFAQAGARFGKGEINAQATFDITFTDRAVPSALGTSDTIYTFTPALTFTQETSKLNASAHLSAPISRYEDNDQLDSDSLSFGLSGDIPYGAGPKWSGSWNVSYFDGIRANYFTNSNLNMETLSASISSNYQIGRKLGLRSGVSYSDRSSNGIAGSSFLNDNETTAVYAGVHARELLGRIGAYVDYRIQDRKTDRGLINQGVDDRDDGINFGITGQILPERLFPKLEADLSFGYTSTQTSESVNRDGGSDRLTLNGSLRYPANQKTNVALLFSRGLDVTDDDRTVESSQATLSVDYTPRQRLAFVSSLGLSSNDFVYSENARNDDVLTFQVGARYSIRPNWTASAFYNLRESDSNVAISDYSSSQLSLSTTLSY; encoded by the coding sequence CTCACGCCTACTCTCCCTTCTCGCCTCCCTGCTCTGCCTGACCAGCTTCGCCCAGGCTGGCGCCCGCTTCGGCAAGGGCGAAATCAACGCCCAGGCCACCTTCGACATCACCTTCACCGATCGCGCCGTGCCCAGCGCTCTGGGGACCTCCGACACCATCTACACGTTCACCCCGGCCCTCACCTTCACGCAGGAAACTTCGAAGCTCAACGCCAGCGCCCACCTTTCAGCCCCGATATCCCGCTACGAGGACAACGACCAGCTCGATTCCGACTCCCTCAGCTTCGGACTCTCCGGCGACATCCCCTACGGAGCGGGCCCCAAGTGGTCCGGCAGCTGGAATGTATCCTACTTCGATGGAATTCGGGCTAACTACTTCACCAACAGCAACCTGAACATGGAAACGCTTTCGGCGAGCATCTCGTCGAACTACCAGATCGGCCGCAAGCTCGGCCTGCGCTCCGGAGTCAGCTACAGCGATCGCTCCAGCAACGGCATCGCAGGAAGCAGTTTCCTGAACGACAACGAGACCACCGCCGTGTACGCGGGCGTGCATGCCCGAGAACTCCTTGGCCGCATCGGCGCCTACGTCGACTACAGGATCCAAGACCGAAAAACCGATCGTGGCCTGATCAACCAGGGCGTGGACGATCGCGACGATGGCATCAACTTCGGCATCACCGGACAGATCCTGCCCGAGCGCCTGTTTCCGAAACTCGAAGCGGACCTTTCCTTCGGCTACACCTCCACCCAGACCAGCGAATCGGTCAACCGGGACGGCGGAAGCGATCGCCTCACGCTCAACGGCAGCTTGCGCTACCCGGCGAACCAGAAGACCAACGTCGCTTTGCTGTTCAGCCGCGGGCTCGACGTCACCGACGACGACCGCACCGTCGAGAGCAGCCAAGCCACCCTCAGCGTGGACTACACCCCGCGCCAGCGGCTGGCGTTCGTGAGTTCCCTCGGTCTCTCCAGCAACGACTTCGTTTATTCCGAGAACGCTCGAAACGACGACGTGCTCACTTTCCAAGTCGGCGCTCGCTACAGCATCCGGCCCAACTGGACCGCCAGCGCCTTCTACAACCTGCGCGAATCGGACTCCAATGTGGCTATCAGCGACTACAGTTCCTCGCAATTGAGCCTATCCACCACCCTCAGCTACTAA